Within Bacillota bacterium, the genomic segment CCTAATTGCCAGAGCAAAGCACCCAACATAATATCGTTGACGCTCACCTGCACCTGTAGCACGTTAAGATGCTCCATGACCGTCAGCAAGATCAGGGTTCCGCTAAAGATGATATCCGCCCGCTCCGGTGGCAGGCCTGGAAATTTGGTCCTTTCGGCAACCGGCAACTCTGCCAGTCTCACTAGCCATCTTCGAAGGACTTCCTGGGAAAGGGTCCTGCCATGAACTTGCTTGGCGTCATATTCCTCCAATCCCAATTCCATACTGGCCAAGGTAGTAGCAGTGCCACCGACTACCACTAGTCTCTGATTAGAAACAGGGATCCGGGCAAGTTTTTCTTGGATATCTGCCCGGGCCTGGTCGAGCTGCGCTTGCGTGGGTAATCCGGTGGCAAAATAGGCCTCATGGAGCCGAACTGCACCAACATTAAGGCTAGTAAAACTTCCGTCAATGACAAATTCGGTGCTTCCACCCCCGATATCCACCAGACTCGAAGACTGAACCATGCCATAGGTAGCCCCTTTATAGGTCCAAAGGGCTTCCTCCTGGCCGCTGAGGACTCGAAGCTCCTGGCCCACCACTTCCAAGACCCTTTGGGCAAATTCCCCTTGATTCCTTGCCGACCGCACGGCACTGGTGGCAAAAATCACTGACAATTCCGCTTGGTACTCTTCCACAATCTTTAAAAACCGGCGTATTACCCCCAGGGTCCGCTCCATGGCTTCTTCTGTAAGCAATCCCTTTTCCAGGGAGGACCCAATCCGGGGATAATCTATGTCTTCATATACCGGCGTCACCCCACAGCCCGCTTCCGCAATCAGCAGCCGGGTAGAATTAGTGCCAACCCCGATACTGGCAAGGCGATTGCGCGTGCAGGCCTTCTCTTTGATCAGCTCCCAGACTATCCTTCCCACGGGATTGCGACCTCCCACCAGGTAATGGGCTAAATGGGCGTGCAGGCACTTCACCCCCGGATTTTTTATCCCGGCAATGCCCGATTCTTGGAGACTGGCATACTGCTCCGGGTATTCCTTCTTTAGGGTCTCCCACTCCTCGGGACTCAGCAATGCTTGTCGTGCGGCTTTGTATTCTTCATGGGCTTCCACCAGTTCCCGGGCAAAGTCCGCATCATGGAGCGCCCGTTCCGTAAGTTCCCCCACCAACCCCTGGCTTTCTAGTCGACTGACTTCCTTCACCAAATGGGGACAGGTCAGCCAATAGGTAGTGGGAAAGACTTGTCCTGGCTCCACCACCGGTTTTGTCACGATCACCCGCGGATACCCGGCAGGGCAACGTAACCCTACCCCCACCACTCCCCGGGGCCGGCGGCCCAGCTGTTTTTCGATCAATTGCAGGTCTAGACTCTCCATCTCGCTCCTCCATAGCAACAAAAAACTGCCGAGTGGCTTGTCCGCATCAAGCCAAAATCGGCAGTAGGGTCGTCGCAAGAATGATTGCCGTGGGCTAGAAGTTTCTTCCACCACCCCGTCCACCACGTTTAGAATCAGTGGCTCGTTTCAGGTCACTTTGCCGTTTCTCGCTTTCCTTAAGGAACTTGTTGAGTTTCTCTTCAAACGCTTTGAGGTCCTGTTTCGAGCGTCGGGGGGCATCGTTAACGCGCCTAAGTGAAAGTCCGATCTTACCATCTTCAATGTTGATAACTTTAACCTTGATGATCTGGTCTTCTTGAAGGAAATCCTTAATGTCTTTCACGTAAGCATCGGCCACTTCAGAAATGTGGATTAATCCAGTTTCACCACTGCTGAGTTCTACGAAAGCACCGAAGTTAGTAATGCCCGTGACTCTCCCTTCGACGACGCTACCCACTTCAATTGCCATACTTAAATGAATTCCTCCTCATAGAATTTGACCGTAGTGGGCATACACTAGGCTCATGGTAATTATACCGAGGCCCTAATAAACGTGTCAAGAGACCGGCGCTACGATGAGAAGAATCAGGACAGCCCTCAGGACACTCTAGTTCCTTAGAAGCAGATCTTTGCTCACTCACTAGTAGGCAAGGGATCGGCGAGTCTGTAAACGGTCTCGCCGGGCATCACCAGACCAAGCTCCCGCCGGGCAATTTCCTCAATGATCTCATCCTCATCTAGCAAGGCTATCTCCTCTAACAGGACATTGTTCCTTAACGCCATTACTCGAATCTCTTCCTGGATCCATTGGATCTCCTCACGCAGCTGGCGGATCTTAGCAAAGTTCTTGGCATAGCCCGTTGCCAAGATTCCCACAACTAGAAGGAATATGATCACAAAGAGATTTACTTTGAGGCGCATCCTTGGCCTCCTCCTGTCTGGCGACACCGTTGCCGGATATTCCCTCAAGGCCCGTCCACCTTCGGTCAACATGCTTGGGTTATAACCTTTCTCCCTTCCCCCTGGAAATCCCTGCTCAAATCAGAGGCGAATGCGGAATAGTTTCGGAAAGCGCAACTTGATCCGGGGAAGCGTGACCCGGAAGGGTTGCAAGAGCCTGCGCAAGAACCGGGGACGACGAAAGACCATCAGTTTGCCCCGCACCAGGGCATAAAGCAACCGTGGACCGATGGTGACAAGAAATATAAGGGCCTTCCCAAGCAGACAAACAGCACGCCAAAGGAAAGACAACAGGGACCCTAGGATTCCTACTACGACCGCGCTTAACACTGACCAATAAAAGATCAGACCCAAAAGCAGGCCCAGAAAGGAATATAGCCTCAATTCACCCCAGTTGGCCAAGACCAGAATGATGAGGGCAATGGGGGTGACCACCAGCCAAAAGAGGCAGTCGGTGACCAACGTGACATATTTCCCAGGTCGTCCAAAACCCCGCAGCACCCGGTACAAATCGAAGATGAAACCAACGAGGATGCCGCCGAGGATGATGATCAACATGGTATAGACCTGGTCCGTCAGGGTTCCCACGACTTTGCCTCCTTACGCCACATAGTTACCGAAAGAGCCTGCTCAAAAAGGATCTTCCCTTGCTACTGCCGGGATCAGGTACATATTCAATAGTAGAGACCAGGCCTTGTACCATCAGATTTCCGTTTTCAAGGTTCAGTTCCTTGATGTTCAGCTCCTCCCCCTTAATCAACATGTTACCTTGGTCGGTACCGATGGTGATCTCGTTCTCATCAAAGCTCTCCACGTGAGTAACTCCGTCGATCAACAAAAGCTCCCGATTGCGCAAGATGAATTGGTGTTTCTTCCTGACTTGTCCCTTCTCTTCCATGCTCTTCCCTCCCTCAGTCCTGAGCAATAGGTTGTAGCGTTAAATACTATGCTTGTTCCTAGAAATATATGCCCGGAAAAGGGTACGAGCCAGGGAAGAGAGATTTGTGGGCGGAGCATCCTCCGCCCGCAGGTACTAGTCCCACAGTTTCTTAATCTCGATATCCTTGAAGAAATAGTGGACGATCTCTTCAGGACTATAACCATCCTTGGCCAGCATGTAAGCATCCCATTGGCTCAGGCCTACACCGTGGCCGAAGCCGGTGCCTTCAATTTCTAATTTGCCATCATCCACTTCGAACTCCTCTACCAACGTAGATTTCATCTCCATGGCACCCACCGCTAAACGAAAGTCATTACCCGGGATAGTGGTGGTCTCTCCATCGGAATGCACCACCTCCACCGCCGTGATCCGCCCGGTGGGGCCCCGCTCCTTAATCCGCACATCACTGATGGGACCCGTTACTCCAAGGCCAGACAACCTTTGTTGCAAATCCACAAGGCTAATCTCCAGCTCCCATTCCTTCACGTCCTCGGGGGCGTGGGGGTTATCGGGAAGACGGACACTTTTGATATAAGGCGGTTCATCATCGGGATAGTTCAAGCCCTCTTTGGCCGTGGCCGTGATCCCACCGCTGAAGGAATGGAACCAGGCCCGAACATAGCGGTTATCGAAGGTCATCACCATACCCCGGGTCAAATTTACCGCCTCTTCAATGATGGGCGTGATATTGTCCGCATTGTAGGCTTGCACCTCTTCTTCGTTGGTGGTGACGTCGGTGCCGTACTTATCCCGGGCACCACCATGGCTGATATAATGCATGGTGAAGCTGCGGGCCAAGATGGCCTGGGCCGCATAGGCCTCCTTGGGCCAATCGGGCTTCATCTCACCGGCCACCACCCCCATGATGTACTCCTCGATGGGCATAGTCTTAGTTTCTTGAGTTCGATGGAAGTACACCGACACCTCAGGCTCTTTGTCAAACCGACGCGCCAGATCCTCTGGTTCCTGGGGCGATGAACTCATCAAGAAGTAGACAGTACCCACAATCAGCAACAGACTGATCATCTGAAGCGATCTTTTCCAGAAATTAGTCATTGAATGCCCCCCTTTCTGACTACACACGGTTATTTTCCCATTAAAATGTGACAATATGCAGCAAAAAGACACGGAAACAACGTTGCCTAGCAGGATTTGGGAACATGATGGCGAATAACATAGCGATGCGTTAGTACTTTAAGGAGGGACGATGATGAACAAAGGTGAGTTGATTGCCAGTGTCACTGAGAAGACTGGACTGACGAAGAAGGTCGCCTCTGACGCAGTAGAAGCGGTTCTCGAGTCGATTACGGATGCACTGGCACAGGGCGAGAAGGTTACTTTGGTTGGCTTTGGTACCTTTGAGGTCCGGGAACGCGCTGCCCGCAAGGGCGTTAACCCGGCCACCGGGGAACCAATTGACATCCCTGCCACCAAGGTTCCAGCGTTCAAGGCTGGCAAATTACTGAAGAGTGCGGTGGCCGGCGAATAGTCTTTAGGGGGCCGAAGGCCCCCTTCTTATTTTTCCTCTTCCTTGACCTCTTCCCAGAGAACATCCATTTCCTCCAAGGACATTTCTCCAAGAGTTTTCCCCAGCCCCATAGCCTTCTCCTCCATCCGCTGAAAACGCTGTTCAAAACGTTCCACAGTTTGGCTCAGGGCCACTTCCGGGTCGATGTTGAGAAAACGACCAAGGTTGACTAAGGCAAAGAGCACATCCCCAAATTCCCTTTGTCGATCCTCCTCGGAGCCATTACCCAATGCGCTCACAAGTTCACCGATCTCTTCAAAAACCTTGCCCGCCGGTCCATAGACGTCAGGCCAGTCAAAACCGAAGTTGCGGGCGGATTGTTGCACCCATTGGGCCCTGCGCAAAGCCGAATGGCTGGTGTGTTCCCGGGTCTCGGCCCGCTTGATCTCCTCCCAGTTCTGCAACACAGTCTCCACGTTGTCTGCGGAGACATCGCCGAAGACATGGGGATGTCGCCGGATCATCTTCGTGGTGATGGCCTTGATCACGTCGTGGATGTTAAAATAACCCTCTTCTGCCGCCAGTTGGGCGTGAAAGACGATCTGCAACAAAAGATCCCCCAGTTCCTCACAGAGATGATCCATATCACCACTGTCGATGGCCCCCAGCACCTCTTCGGCCTCTTCCACTAGGTACTTCTTCAATGAATGATGATCCTGTTTCCGATCCCAAGGGCACCCGTTAGGGCCCAGCAAGCGCTTCATCACCGTCACAAGATCGGCCAGATCGTAGTGGGTCCCTGGAGCCACCGGGGGTAGATACACCGATGTCAAGTGGTCCAACCAATCCAGGTTGTCCAAACGATACAGAGGAACGCGGAGGATCCGCTGCCACCCGGGAATCCCTGCTCCCCGCACCACTACAATCTCATGTTCGTCGGGGTAGCAATTCATCAAACGGAGTTTCAGCTCCGAGGCCACCAAGCGATTGTACACCTGCATGAGTAAATAGGGTTGGTTAGGCTGCAGCTGGTCACATTCCAGCGCCAAAGCGTCCACCAACTGAACCCCATCTCCACTGATCCCCAGGGCCGGCCAGATCACGTCCACAAAACTCATGCTCGGGATCACCTTGGTGGGTATGTTGCGCTTTTCCGCTTCAGCTAACAGTAGTTCCACCGTCCGCTCACCGATCAGAGGATGACCTGGAACTGCATAGGTCACCTCCTTTTCCGCCAGCAGACGATCCACAATATGTTGGTATACGTCGTCGAAGGACGCGGCCTGTTCGTATACCTCATCAAAGGTGACAAAGGCAATGCCCCTCTCCCTGAGGGCTTCCACAGTGGGGTGTACTGCGGTGCGCAGCCACAGATTCTTCGCTGACTGCAGAGCCTCCCCTGCCTCCACCGACAGTTGCCCCCACGTTCCCGGTCCGAGGCCGACAATTACAATCATCTTCTTTTTTCCTCCCCAGCTGGCTTGTCCACCGGTTAGCTTTCTAGTTGCCGCCCCAGAAATCCTGCTGCCGTTTTCACCAGCTTCAATTCCACGTCGCTGACCAGTGCCGGCTCCTCCGCAGTGGTGGCAATGATCACGATCCCCACCGGGTCTCCGGCGGCGATAATGGAAGCCACCGCCAAGGATTTCACCGGCCAGTGGTTCCGTTCTTCGTCGATCAGTTCAAGTTCCTCGTCTAGTCCCGGCCCAAGCAACAAAGCAGCCCGTTCCTCCATGATCCGTTCCATCTGCTGGGTCACACCCTTGCCCAGCAAATCCTTCCCCAACGGCCCCGCCGCGGCGATTACCGTATCCCGATCCACGATGATTGCGTTCTTTCCGTTGTTTTCGAACAACGAATCCACATACTCCTGGGCGAAACCGCCCAACTCCGCCACCGGTGAATACTTCTTCAGGATCACTTCACCGGTACGGTCCACATAAATCTCCAAGGGATCACCCTCCCGAATTCGCAGGGTCTTTCTGATCTCCTTGGGGATAACCACCCGTCCTAGGTCATCGATCCTTCTGACAATACCCGTTGCTTTCATCGGTTTACCTCCTCGACCAAGTCGGAAGGAATCCTTCGCCTTGGTTTACCATAGCCTTCCAAGCGTTAGTATACACGAAGTACTTGTTCCTTATTCCTACTGCCCACTGGCCTCGGCTAAGGAGGCTTGGATATTCTTCAAGACGGTGGTAATGATGTCCAGCAACTCGTCCTGCTCTAGGCCCGGGCGAATCCTAATCCGCGGTGGCTGACCATGCAGCACCGTCAGTTTGCCCCGGAACTGCTCCACACAGGCACGGAGGGCACTGGGTGGGACTTGCGCCTCTGGATGGAAGCGGAAGACCACGTAACGGGCCTCCTGGGCGATGGATTCCACCCCCACCTCCCGGGCCATGATCCGGATGGCTGCCACCCGGAGCAGCTTATCCACGGAGGGGGTAACCGGTCCGTAGCGGTCCTCCAGCTCCACCACAAACTCTTGGATCTCCCTTTGGCTGCCCAAGGCGCTGATGCGCTTGTAAATATCCACCTTCTGCCGAGAGTCGGCAATATATTCGTCGTCGATATAGGCATCCACCGCGAAGTCCAACAAGGGTTCCGGAAGTTCCTCCTTTACCTGACCGGACAGTTCCGCAATGGACTCTTCCAACAGACGACAATACAACTCGAAACCTACGGACGCGATAAAACCATGTTGTTCTGCGCCAAGGATGTTCCCCGCGCCTCTAATCTCCAGGTCCCGCATGGCAATCCGGAAACCGGAACCCAGATCAGAGAACTCCTTGATGGCCTGCAGCCGTTTTTCCGCGTCTTCGGTCAACACCTGATCCTTGCGGTAACAGCAATAGGCGTAGGCAATGCGGTTAGACCGACCCACCCGTCCCCGCAGTTGGTATAGTTGGGAAAGACCAAACTTATCTGCATCATAGACAATCAAGGTGTTCACATTGGGGATGTCCATACCGGTTTCAATAATCGTGGTACACACCAGCACGTCGTATGCCCCATCCATGAAGTCAAGCATCACCTGCTCCAGTTCCCGCTCGCCCATCTGGCCGTGGGCCACTACCACCGAAACCTCGGGCACCAGCAGACGCAGTTCCTCTGCCATCCTTTCAATGCCTTGGACACGGTTGTAGACGAAATAGACCTGGCCTCCCCGGGCCTTTTCCCGTAGGATGGCATCCCGGATCGTCTCGGGATTATACTCCACAATGTAAGTACGAATGGGATAGCGATCCTCGGGGGGAGTCTCGATGACACTCATATCCCGCACTCCCACCAAAGCCATGTGTAAGGTGCGAGGGATAGGAGTGGCCGACAGGGTCAGCACATCCACACTGGTGCGCAGCTGCTTTAGTTTTTCCTTCTGCTTCACGCCAAAGCGCTGCTCCTCGTCGATAATCACCAGTCCAAGGTTCTTAAACTCCACGTCCTTAGACAATAAGCGATGGGTCCCGATGACGATGTCCACCGCTCCGGTCTTAAGATCCTTAATGGTCTGCTTCTGCTTACTGGGACTTTCGAAGCGGCTTAACACCCGCACCGTCACGGGGAAGTTGCGCAACCGTTCGCTCACCGTACGATAATGCTGTTGGGCCAAGATAGTGGTGGGCACTAAAATGGCCACCTGACAACCATCCATCACCGCTTTGAACGCAGCCCGCAGGGCCACCTCGGTCTTCCCATAGCCCACGTCCCCACACAGGAGCCGATCCATAGGTCGGGGCTTTTCCATGTCGGCCTTAACTTCCTGCACTGCCCTCAGCTGGTCCGGTGTCTCTTCATATTCAAAGGCATCCTCAAACTCCCTCTGCCAAACGGTGTCCGGCGAAAAGGCCCGCCCTGGCACCGTTTCCCGGGCAGCATACAGCTCCAACAGATCCTTGGCGATCTCCCGGACCGATTCTTTGACCTTTCGCTTCACCTTGGTCCATTCGGTACCGCCTAGCTTGTTCAGTTTAGGACTGGCCTCATCCCCGCCCCCCACGTACTTCTGCAGCAGATTCACCTGGTCCACCGGGACATAGAGAATGTCCTCGCCGGCATATTTTACCACCAGGTAATCCTTCTGGACCCCACTGACATTGATATTCTTCACACCAAGGTACTTGCCGATCCCATGGTTAACGTGGACCACGTAGTCCCCTTCGTTCAATTCATTCCAATCCCGGATCCTCGTCCCTTGGGGGCCCCGACGGCTCCGCACTTTCTGCTTGGCCTTCCCCCGGATCTCGGCATCAGTCAGGACCAACAACCGCGTCAGCGGTAGATCGAAACCGGCCTCCAAGTACCCGCTGGTAATGATGATGTTTCCCGGCCGAATCTCGTCCTCGGGCCGCAGCACATACCGGGCCGGCACCCCTTCCTCGGTCAGCCACTCCGTGATTCGCTTGGCGCGACTTTCGGAGGAAAGGGATAGCAGAATAGCAAAACCTTCCCGCTTTGCGCGTTCTAGCTCCTGTAGCAACAAGTTCATCTTCCCATGGAAAACATCGGGCAATCGCGAAGAGACGTTTACCGTATGGGTAGGTGACATCCCCTCAATGCGCTGGGCTAAGGTGGAGAAATAAAGGAGGCGGCCCCGTTTGAACTCAGGGAACAGTTCCGACCAGGGGCAGAACATCCGAGCCTCCCCGGGCAAGGCCCGGCCCTTGGCCAGACCACTAAGATGCTGCTCCATGTATTCCTTCTCCACATTCTCCAGGCTTTCTTTGATCCGACTGGGCTCATCTAAGATACAGATCATGCGAGGGAAGTAGGCTAGCAGGGTAGCCTGGTTGGGGTAGAAATAGGGTTGATACTGCTCCAAGGCCGAATCGTAGATCCCGTTCTCAATAAACTCCAAGTGGCGAGCCACCGTCTGTCGCAAGGTGCTAGAAGGGGAATCCTTGGCCCGATCTAGGCGCACCACTTGCTCCTCCAGGGCTTTTTTGATCTCGATAAAGGCGTCTTTCCGCAGATGTTCGGGTACAAAAAACTCTCGCGCAGGGGTGATATACACACTCTGATGGCGTCGGTAGGACCGTTGATCCGCCGGATCGAACTCCCGGATGGAGTCGATCTCATCGCCGAACAGCTCAATACGCACCGGGTTGGTAAGGATGGGACAGAAAATGTCCAGAATTCCCCCTCGGAGAGAAAACTGGCCCGGATCCTCCACGAGATCCACCCGTTGATACCCGCCAGCCACCAGTCTGTCCATTAGCTGTTCCAGTTCCACAGTCTCGCCCACAGTAAGCCCCGTACAATAGGCCCTAAAGACCTGGGGTGGAAGCAGGTAACGGGACAGGGCCTCGGCGGAAGCCACCACAATCAAGCTTTCCTCCGCCAATAGTCTCCCGATCACCGCCACCCGCATTCCATGCAGTTCTCGCTCCGCGATCACCGACTCATGGGGCATAGTGGAGATGGCCGGAAACAAAGCCACCCGTTTTGATGTTAGAATATTTTCTAAAGTCAAATATATCTGCTCGGCATGATATTGATCCGGGGCAACCACCAGGAAGGGGATTTTGCTACCCCGTTGGGCCAAGGTTTGAAAAATCGCAGCAATACCAACTATTCTCAAGGATCCCGAGGCTCCGATCACCAAGGTTTCCTGCGCACCTCGAATAACCGTATCCACCACCGGAGCAAACTCTTGGGATCTCGAGACCAGATGGGATAGACCAGTTAAAGCCACACTGGCTCCTCCTCATTGAGTATGATCACGACATATTCTATCCATTATACTTGTTCATGGCATTTTCGATGCCCTCTTCAATCCAGCAGATGAGGGCAAGGACAGCCCGCTCGATGGCAGGCAAAAGAAAGTCTTCCCACTCCTCAGCGGTGGGTTCCCCTAGGACAAAATCCCGTCCCGCCACACCGGGCGGCACCGGTCCGATCCCCACCTTTAACCGGGGCACCTCCTGGGTCCCCAGCTTCTCCAAGACAGACTGCAACCCCCGGTGGGACCCGGGACGCCCTTTCATCCGCAGGCGGATCCGACCCGTCTCCAGATCTAGATCATCATAGACGATCATCAGCTGGTGCGGCTCCACGGGACGATCCTGGCAGAGGGCCAACACCGACTGACCGCTGTTGTTCATGTAGGTGGTGGGTTTAAGCATCAGAAAATCCTGTCCGCCAAGGCACGCCTCCGTCCATAGTCCGTGGTAACCCCGTCGGTCGATTTGGACACCCACTTGCTTCGCCAGGGCATCGAGGACCAGAAAGCCCATGTTATGTCTAGTTTTAGCATATTCTTTTCCAGGATTTCCTAAACCAATAATGTACTTCATCACCATTTTTTGGCAGAAAGGGGAATTCCACCCCTATGCAGCCTAACCCTGCACACAATGTGTGCAGGGTTGCCTCCTTACTCCATATTATGGATTCGATGTACCACTGGTATCTTTTATTCCTCTTCGTCGGCTTCCTCAGTAGCTTCTTCCGCTTCGTCTGCGGTCTCCTCTTCAACGACTTCCGTCGTCGGAGCGGTGACCGTAACTACAATCTCCTCAACGGGAGTAATAAACTCGACACCGGGCAATTTCTCCAAGTCGCCCACGGTCACCGAATCACCAATGGACAGTCCAGTCACATTCACACTGACCTGATCCGGGATATTAGTAGGCAGACATTCCACCTCGATTTCCCGGAGCAACTGGGAGACAATGCCACCGTCCCGGATGGTACCTTCGCCTTCGTCAACTAGGACAATCTCCACAAAGGTCTTAATCGGCTCGTCGAGGGCGACCTCGTGGAAGTCCACGTGCAAAACATCACCGACAACAGGATCGTACTGGACATCCTTCAACAAAGTGGGCCGCGACTGGACCTCGTCACCCACGACCACTTCCAGGTTAACCAACTGGCCAACCCCAGTGGTGGCAAGCAGTCGGTTGAATTCGCCAGCATCAAGGGAAACTTGCACATTGTCCTTTCCCTTGCCATAGACAATCCCAGGAATCCGCCCCATGCGGCGGATTTGTCTTGCGGCACCTTTCCCGGCTACAGCACGCCCTTGTGCGCGCAGAACCACACCTACCATATAGATTACCTCCCTGCAATAGGACAAACACCGGTTAGTATATCCTAGAAACGTTCACCATATTATATCACTGAGGTATAACATGGTCAATAGCAGAAGAACAAGCCTCCCAGGGTCCGGACCAGTTTAGGTTTCGCCGTTGGCGATGGCTCTACCCAAAAGGACACCGGAAATGGAGGCCTGCATCAGACCCCGCGTCACCCCTGCCCCATCGCCGATGGCATATAGGTTCTGGATATCGGTCTGAAAGTTGTCATCCACCTGGATCCGGGAAGAGTAGAACTTCACTTCCACTCCGTAAAGCAATGTATGCCGGGAATAGAGCCCCGGAGCCAGCTTGTCCATAGCCTCCAGCATTTCCAAAATGCTTACTAAATACCGGTAGGGCAGCACCAGACTCAGGTCCCCGGGAGTAGCGGTGGGCAAAGTCGGGACCACGAGCCCCTTCTCAATCCGACTGTGGGTAGATCGTCTGCCAGCCAAAAGATCCCCCAGGCGCTGCACCAACACGCCACCCCCCAGCAGGTTAGCCAGTCGGGCGATATGTTGGCCATAGGCGATGGGCTCTTTGAAGGGCTCGGTAAAATTCTTACTCACCAAAATGGCAAAGTTGGTATTATTGGTCTTGTGTTCCGAATGGCTGTGGCCATTGACGGTAATCAAGCCACCGTTGTTCTCCACCGCCACCTTGCCGTAGGGACACATGCAAAAGGTACGGACCCGATCCTCAAAGGAACGGGAATGATACACCAACTTCGACTCGTAAAAGTCCTTGGTGAGGGGCTCCATTACCACCGCCGGCGCCTCGACGCGCACCCCGATGTCCACGGAATTCACCACCGTAGACAACTTCAACCGACGCGCCTGGGTCACCAACCAGGAGGCACCCTCTCTCCCCGGTGCCAAAACGACATACTTACCCCGGTACTCCCCTTTGGTGGTCACTACCCCCATAGCTTTACCGTCTTGGACCAGAATCTCGGTCACCGGCTCTAGGGTCTTGATCTCCACCCCGTGATCCACCAAGGTCTGGCGCATATTCTGCAGGACCAGTTTGGAATGGCCCGTCCCTAGATGACGAATCTTGGCCGGGATAAACTCCAATTCCGCTAGTGTTGCTTTGCGCTCCATCTCGTGTACCGCGTTGTCCGAGGGAGCATACACCCGATCCGGGGCACCGTGGTCCAGGTAGACTTGGTCTACATACTTGATGAGTGTAACCAATTCATCCCGGGAGAGGAACTCATTCAACCAGCCACCCACTTCTGGTGACAAAGTCAACTTGCCGTCACTGAACGCGCCGGCTCCCCCAAAACCACAGACAATGCTGCAGGGCGAACAATGGGCACAGTCCCCGCTGCTCTCCACGGGGCACTTACGGGCATCCAGATCCTTACCCTTGTCCAGCATGAGCACCCGAAAGCCTGCGTTACTCAACTCCCGAGCCGAAAAAATACCCGCGGGGCCCGCGCCAACAACAATCACATCGTAGTCGAACATGGACTATGCCTCCTTCGAACTCGAAGTAACAACTTCCGCCGCAAAACCACGGTCCGCCCCTAGGGAATTATATCATATCCGCCCATGGACTGACTGAATAGGGATGATCCTAGCTTTAGCGGACTTTGTTTGACGTTTGTATCTTTCCCGGGGTATGATCTGATTAGTTTAGATTCCCGCAGTTGGGAGTGTGTTTTTCCAATGGAGCTACCCGAAGACCTGAAAACCGCCCTGGACGAGGAACTGACCAATGTGTCCCGCAAGGATCTGAGCAAAACCGCCGCGGACCTTTCGGCAAGATACAGGTCGAAGGGCCCCGCCAGCGGAGACAGCTTGATTCGGTCCCCCGAGGATGCCCTGGCCTACGTCGCCTTCCGCATGCCG encodes:
- the mfd gene encoding transcription-repair coupling factor produces the protein MALTGLSHLVSRSQEFAPVVDTVIRGAQETLVIGASGSLRIVGIAAIFQTLAQRGSKIPFLVVAPDQYHAEQIYLTLENILTSKRVALFPAISTMPHESVIAERELHGMRVAVIGRLLAEESLIVVASAEALSRYLLPPQVFRAYCTGLTVGETVELEQLMDRLVAGGYQRVDLVEDPGQFSLRGGILDIFCPILTNPVRIELFGDEIDSIREFDPADQRSYRRHQSVYITPAREFFVPEHLRKDAFIEIKKALEEQVVRLDRAKDSPSSTLRQTVARHLEFIENGIYDSALEQYQPYFYPNQATLLAYFPRMICILDEPSRIKESLENVEKEYMEQHLSGLAKGRALPGEARMFCPWSELFPEFKRGRLLYFSTLAQRIEGMSPTHTVNVSSRLPDVFHGKMNLLLQELERAKREGFAILLSLSSESRAKRITEWLTEEGVPARYVLRPEDEIRPGNIIITSGYLEAGFDLPLTRLLVLTDAEIRGKAKQKVRSRRGPQGTRIRDWNELNEGDYVVHVNHGIGKYLGVKNINVSGVQKDYLVVKYAGEDILYVPVDQVNLLQKYVGGGDEASPKLNKLGGTEWTKVKRKVKESVREIAKDLLELYAARETVPGRAFSPDTVWQREFEDAFEYEETPDQLRAVQEVKADMEKPRPMDRLLCGDVGYGKTEVALRAAFKAVMDGCQVAILVPTTILAQQHYRTVSERLRNFPVTVRVLSRFESPSKQKQTIKDLKTGAVDIVIGTHRLLSKDVEFKNLGLVIIDEEQRFGVKQKEKLKQLRTSVDVLTLSATPIPRTLHMALVGVRDMSVIETPPEDRYPIRTYIVEYNPETIRDAILREKARGGQVYFVYNRVQGIERMAEELRLLVPEVSVVVAHGQMGERELEQVMLDFMDGAYDVLVCTTIIETGMDIPNVNTLIVYDADKFGLSQLYQLRGRVGRSNRIAYAYCCYRKDQVLTEDAEKRLQAIKEFSDLGSGFRIAMRDLEIRGAGNILGAEQHGFIASVGFELYCRLLEESIAELSGQVKEELPEPLLDFAVDAYIDDEYIADSRQKVDIYKRISALGSQREIQEFVVELEDRYGPVTPSVDKLLRVAAIRIMAREVGVESIAQEARYVVFRFHPEAQVPPSALRACVEQFRGKLTVLHGQPPRIRIRPGLEQDELLDIITTVLKNIQASLAEASGQ
- a CDS encoding aminoacyl-tRNA hydrolase, encoding MMKYIIGLGNPGKEYAKTRHNMGFLVLDALAKQVGVQIDRRGYHGLWTEACLGGQDFLMLKPTTYMNNSGQSVLALCQDRPVEPHQLMIVYDDLDLETGRIRLRMKGRPGSHRGLQSVLEKLGTQEVPRLKVGIGPVPPGVAGRDFVLGEPTAEEWEDFLLPAIERAVLALICWIEEGIENAMNKYNG
- a CDS encoding 50S ribosomal protein L25, whose translation is MVGVVLRAQGRAVAGKGAARQIRRMGRIPGIVYGKGKDNVQVSLDAGEFNRLLATTGVGQLVNLEVVVGDEVQSRPTLLKDVQYDPVVGDVLHVDFHEVALDEPIKTFVEIVLVDEGEGTIRDGGIVSQLLREIEVECLPTNIPDQVSVNVTGLSIGDSVTVGDLEKLPGVEFITPVEEIVVTVTAPTTEVVEEETADEAEEATEEADEEE
- a CDS encoding NAD(P)/FAD-dependent oxidoreductase is translated as MFDYDVIVVGAGPAGIFSARELSNAGFRVLMLDKGKDLDARKCPVESSGDCAHCSPCSIVCGFGGAGAFSDGKLTLSPEVGGWLNEFLSRDELVTLIKYVDQVYLDHGAPDRVYAPSDNAVHEMERKATLAELEFIPAKIRHLGTGHSKLVLQNMRQTLVDHGVEIKTLEPVTEILVQDGKAMGVVTTKGEYRGKYVVLAPGREGASWLVTQARRLKLSTVVNSVDIGVRVEAPAVVMEPLTKDFYESKLVYHSRSFEDRVRTFCMCPYGKVAVENNGGLITVNGHSHSEHKTNNTNFAILVSKNFTEPFKEPIAYGQHIARLANLLGGGVLVQRLGDLLAGRRSTHSRIEKGLVVPTLPTATPGDLSLVLPYRYLVSILEMLEAMDKLAPGLYSRHTLLYGVEVKFYSSRIQVDDNFQTDIQNLYAIGDGAGVTRGLMQASISGVLLGRAIANGET